Proteins found in one Crassostrea angulata isolate pt1a10 chromosome 3, ASM2561291v2, whole genome shotgun sequence genomic segment:
- the LOC128178958 gene encoding ras-related protein Rab-32B-like isoform X1, translating into MTWKMAATSASKESRQEHLYKILVIGEFGVGKTSIIRRYTEGSFSPNYKLTIGVDFALKLVNWSDNTKINLQLWDIAGHERFGHMTRVYYKYAIAAIIVFDLSRPATFDSVSKWLGDVNSKVMLANEQSVPVLLLANKCDLTDVHIDTNRLNRFCEENSIIGWFPTSAKNNENIDEAMKFLIEKILELPSESQQPSEHISLSMSVKKPQFDDSFEMDKETPKPKDQCCS; encoded by the exons ATGACATGGAAAATGGCGGCAACATCCGCCTCCAAGGAATCTAGGCAGGAGCATCTTTACAAAATCTTGGTCATCGGAGAATTTGGAGTCG GAAAGACATCGATTATTCGTCGCTACACGGAAG GTTCTTTTTCTCCGAACTACAAACTCACAATCGGTGTCGATTTCGCTCTAAAACTTGTAAACTGGAGCGATAACACCAAAATAAATCTACAGCTATG gGACATTGCAGGTCACGAAAGATTTGGACACATGACAAGAGTGTACTACAAATATGC GATAGCAGCCATAATAGTATTTGATCTCTCTCG ccCTGCGACCTTTGATTCCGTCTCAAAA TGGTTAGGTGACGTTAACTCGAAAGTGATGTTAGCCAATGAACAATCAGTTCCGGTGCTTCTACTGGCAAACAAG tgcGATCTGACAGATGTTCATATAGATACCAACCGTTTAAATCGTTTCTGCGAGGAGAACTCGATAATTGGCTGGTTTCCAACATCtgcaaaaaacaatgaaaatatag acGAAGCAATGAAATTTCTGATCGAAAAAATTCTGGAACTTCCTTCCGAAAGTCAGCAACCTTCGGAACACATTTCGCTTTCTATGTCAGTCAAGAAGCCACAGTTTGATGACTCGTTTGAAATGGACAAAGAAACCCCGAAGCCCAAAGATCAATGTTGTAGTTGA
- the LOC128179009 gene encoding transcription factor HIVEP3-like, whose amino-acid sequence MANTKLTKAKQQEGCPFCDKPVNEPWQDHVILCSGQKHKCLTCGVRFKKNSYLLKHMKRHAQPATVTPPAKKQKLSPSQSAEKAPERIESTFTTPGLEEDDSPSEWETQDPGNLEEVLLGSCSGTDEEEESMAKDEDNDLEIGRIVRKKTQPVLFTGRRSEETNRDQKVRNENSNLGPSTRDVAVQTEPILYVHTTKKVTTKWENGVKVKVIEKKKSLNMV is encoded by the coding sequence ATGGCTAATACCAAGTTAACTAAAGCGAAGCAACAGGAAGGATGTCCTTTCTGTGACAAGCCAGTAAACGAGCCTTGGCAAGATCATGTTATCTTATGCTCAGGCCAAAAACACAAATGTCTGACGTGTGGAGTTCGTTTTAAGAAGAACAGCTATCTTCTAAAACACATGAAGAGACACGCTCAACCAGCTACAGTAACGCCACCGGCGAAAAAGCAGAAGTTAAGTCCCTCTCAGTCTGCAGAGAAAGCTCCAGAAAGGATCGAATCCACGTTCACGACACCAGGTTTAGAAGAAGATGACAGCCCAAGTGAATGGGAAACGCAAGATCCTGGCAACCTGGAAGAAGTTCTATTGGGATCGTGTAGTGGGACAGATGAAGAGGAAGAGTCAATGGCAAAAGATGAAGACAATGATctagaaatcggaagaatagtGAGGAAGAAAACTCAACCTGTCTTGTTCACTGGTCGCAGATCCGAAGAAACCAATCGAGATCAGAAAGTTCGTAACGAAAATAGCAATCTGGGGCCATCTACAAGGGATGTAGCCGTGCAAACAGAACCAATTTTGTATGTACACACCACGAAGAAAGTAACAACCAAGTGGGAGAATGGAGTGAAAGTAAAGGTGATTGAGAAGAAAAAGAGCCTGAATATGGTGTAG
- the LOC128178958 gene encoding ras-related protein Rab-32B-like isoform X2, which translates to MTWKMAATSASKESRQEHLYKILVIGEFGVGKTSIIRRYTEGSFSPNYKLTIGVDFALKLVNWSDNTKINLQLWDIAGHERFGHMTRVYYKYAIAAIIVFDLSRPATFDSVSKCDLTDVHIDTNRLNRFCEENSIIGWFPTSAKNNENIDEAMKFLIEKILELPSESQQPSEHISLSMSVKKPQFDDSFEMDKETPKPKDQCCS; encoded by the exons ATGACATGGAAAATGGCGGCAACATCCGCCTCCAAGGAATCTAGGCAGGAGCATCTTTACAAAATCTTGGTCATCGGAGAATTTGGAGTCG GAAAGACATCGATTATTCGTCGCTACACGGAAG GTTCTTTTTCTCCGAACTACAAACTCACAATCGGTGTCGATTTCGCTCTAAAACTTGTAAACTGGAGCGATAACACCAAAATAAATCTACAGCTATG gGACATTGCAGGTCACGAAAGATTTGGACACATGACAAGAGTGTACTACAAATATGC GATAGCAGCCATAATAGTATTTGATCTCTCTCG ccCTGCGACCTTTGATTCCGTCTCAAAA tgcGATCTGACAGATGTTCATATAGATACCAACCGTTTAAATCGTTTCTGCGAGGAGAACTCGATAATTGGCTGGTTTCCAACATCtgcaaaaaacaatgaaaatatag acGAAGCAATGAAATTTCTGATCGAAAAAATTCTGGAACTTCCTTCCGAAAGTCAGCAACCTTCGGAACACATTTCGCTTTCTATGTCAGTCAAGAAGCCACAGTTTGATGACTCGTTTGAAATGGACAAAGAAACCCCGAAGCCCAAAGATCAATGTTGTAGTTGA
- the LOC128178197 gene encoding O-methyltransferase MdmC-like yields MARRQNYMILEPAYRRLHKLKEMATEENVSPKIRAEIDAIIDLLKVRADYCEDQSTKPSEDLLRLMEATLHHQWKDAFEQGKLSYVPTTLMMSGNLEAQFLRSLSSLGNARRVLELGLFTGCTALALAESIPEDGKVVSCELDPYIADLARSLLDKTECGKKVDIMLGDARESMRALADKKMQFDLIFIDADKENYSVYYKMIWELGLLAPKGMILVDNALFFGDPYTKEGYMGKAGEGITSFNDIVREDGNVHKILVPIRDGLMIIRRIDDVNVHK; encoded by the exons ATGGCGCGTAGACAGAATTACATGATTCTGGAGCCAGCTTACAGACGGCTACATAAGCTTAAGGAGATGGCAACAGAAGAGAATGTGTCACCAAAAATCAGAGCTGAGATAGACGCCATTATTGATTTGCTTAAG GTCCGAGCGGACTACTGTGAAGACCAATCAACAAAACCTAGCGAGGATCTTTTGAGACTCATGGAAGCTACGCTACATCACCAATGGAAAGATGCATTTGAACAAGGAAAGCTTAGTTATGTCCCAACTACCCTGATGATGTCAGGAAATTTAGAAG CACAGTTTCTGCGATCCTTATCAAGCTTGGGTAACGCTAGGCGTGTCCTGGAACTAGGTCTGTTCACCGGATGTACGGCTTTGGCGCTTGCGGAAAGCATACCGGAAGACGGGAAAGTGGTGTCTTGTGAACTTGACCCTTATATTGCTGATCTTGCAAGGTCacttttggataaaacagaatGTGGGAAAAAAGTTGATATCATGTTAG GTGATGCCAGGGAGTCAATGAGAGCGCTCGCCGACAAGAAGATGCAGTTCGATCTGATTTTCATAGATGCAGACAAAGAAAACTACAGTGTTTATTACAAG ATGATATGGGAACTAGGGCTTCTAGCACCCAAAGGGATGATACTGGTGGACAACGCCCTATTTTTTGGAGATCCTTACACTAAGGAAGGGTACATGGGCAAGGCAGGAGAAGGGATTACCAGTTTCAACGACATTGTCAGAGAGGATGGAAATGTTCACAAG ATTTTGGTGCCAATACGTGACGGCCTGATGATCATAAGAAGAATAGATGATGTGAATGTCCACAAATAG